TATTGCCATTTACAAAGTGATGGTAAAACCATGTACATTTGTcaacatttcatattcattcacTCAGGaaagaacaaacattttctgtacaAAGGACGGACAATCAAAAAGCCATCTGCAACAGGTATGAGACTTTTTAATAAGCGAGGTGAGGCATCtcaattaaaatctaaaataattaaagcttATTTTAGTTCACAGTTCTCATCTTTAAgtactattttaaataagagTACACacttaaaactacaaaaacacaacagttactgtaaatatatcataaaataaaaaaaaatctattttaaaataaaaactaatatgattgatactaaaataacactgctggGTATGCTACTTAACTATTGTGCATTAGATCTGtatattgtcatattttattataaaagttttCTCAACAAACAGTGATCTCTTTAAAATTTctgataatttatttaaatctgaacACTGAACAGTTTCACCTAAAATTACTAATAGTTGCACCTCTTATACTCCAGTCTGTTCCACTTCATGAATAACATCCCTACattaaagactttaaaatgaaagtatacACCAATCATTGACTTGTATAAATTTATTCAACGTTTTTAAAAACGCTTTGTGTATTACTCTTCTTCTGAATTCAACAGAGTGCTGAAGGGCAAAGCAACACTTTTAATTTCTGCTACAAATCTGAGACTCATGCAGTGGTGTGTGATACATCCAAGACGGTGCTTGATGCTCTTAATACGAACAAGAATttcagaaagattaaaaaagacaacaaagggAAAGAAATAGTGATCCAGAGACGTGAAGGAGCAGTTCCTAGAGCAGCTGTGAAGACCGATTTCCCCTGCTGTCTCATTGGAAGAAATGAGCTCTTAGATATAACCTTCATCAAAAATAGTGgaaatgttcctttaaagaAAACAGCTAAAAGACTTTCATTATCCAGTGAACCAAAACACTTTGTAatcttttacattaaaacaaaaggagGGAAGAAGGTGAGATacttaatgaaaaacaatgagCTGAGGACGAAGGTTGAAGATGTTTGCGTGTACGCATTTAAAGAAGACAAACTAAAGGTTGCTTTGCGTCGTGACGGACGATTCACCAATGCCATATTTGAGAAACACTGTGTACTTTCTGAGTTTAGGGACAAAACCATCCATGATATGTCACACACTGTAGAGCATCTTGATGGAAAGCATTTTGAGATCATTGTTAGGAGTAACAACAACCAGCCAGATAGCCTAGAGGAGGTCTTCAGTGATGACAGTATTGAAATGGAGGAAGCTTCAGCTGCTGATGTAAAAGAAAACGCTCAACCTAACCAGCATCCCATCAACACTGAACAagaagagacaaaacaaaagaaaaacacaatgaaatccAACAACGCCTCAACTAATTCTCCGAAAATAATTCCAGACTCTGAAGAGATTCTAGCAATTCTGCGTGCTCAGTTCAAAGACTTACTGGAGACATTAAAGCAGCGAGAGAACCTGAAGAACAAATCTGATACCCTGAAGTTCTTCAGAGCAGAATATGATAAAAGCGTTCAGAGTTTCTCTGAGGTGAAGAAAGTGAAGCAGCTCATGAGACTCTCCGACTCTGTGTGTCAGATTCGAGTGGAGGGGTCCCCCAGAGGAACCGGCTTCTTACTCTTTGACCGATTTATCCTCACCAATGCTCATGTTATTGGAGAATTTGACCCTTTCACCAGGAAGCTTTCAAAGACCTTCACTGCAGTATTTGGTTATGAGGATTTGGACGCAAAGGAGGCCAAGTATATCCCGGTTAAGGAACATGTTGCAGCATACTATCATGGAAAGATCAACATGGACAGGTATCTTGACTTTGCTCTTCTTGAATTGAAAGACGTAGATGAAATCGCTGACTGTCCTGGACTGCTCAGTCGATACACTCATGCCCCCCCTCCTAACCGTGGTGGGATCTGCATTGTGGGACATCCAGGTGAAGGGGTCAAAAAAATGGACCCCTGCTTCATCATTGGGAAAGAGCACCTACAAGAGGCTGCGCATAAACACATCTCTGAGAATGTCAACTTCATTCATGTGATGACACAACAGTCTTTGGCAGAGAAATGGGAAACGCATGACAACCAGTTCATGTATAACTCTTGTTTCTTTCATGGATCTTCTGGCTCTCCAGTTTTTGATGAAGACTGTTATCTGGTTGGCGTTCACACCGGTGGATATGCGTACAAAggagaaaactgtaaaactagGAGCATTATGGAATACTCGTATTCCATGCAGCCCATCCTCGAAAGTATCATCGCACAGGCTAAGAAAAGTGGGGGATCTGACATCTTAAAATTACTTTCTGAATATGAAACTTTAAATCCTAGCTTGAAAGATGATGATGTGGACATGGAAGAAGCTCCACAAAATCAAGAAGATGAACATGAATAATGGGAGAGTACCGATTGAGGCAACATCCATCTACAGTAGTCAACATATGAAGTGGATCAAAGCTGTCattaagacaaaaacacattttggttttggtaAAACTTTGATTTAAAGGTTTTGATCTTCTTCAGATGTTGACTAgtgtatttgtttgaaatgcaaaactttcagatattaaaatattcagtgaAATTCAACAAAGTTTCATTCAATAACATATAAAATCTGTATTTAGGTGAATGTCTCATTCCTTTTTATGGTtggtaatgatttatttttttcatttaactgtTAATCCGGTTCTCGTGTAACATATACATTCTATGTTTAATGTCATGGAGAAAACACCCTACATCATGATCTCTGTTAGATCAGACAGCATTATTGTGTCTGTATATTTCCAAAGGATAATTTAtattctgctttttttaaatggggtttttattgttatattttattctcaaattattaaCGTTAACAAAATCAGCATTGcattacagtgtgtgtgagcgtgggATTTCTGATTGTCGCATCGTTCGCATTTCATAACCCAAATGCAAACTATGCTCTCTTTGAACtggatttctttaaaatacaaatcttgtgTAATCCCAGGCTATCTGTAATCATCTGCTATAAACTAAAAAGACTATAAACTATCAGCCCCCTGCAGGATGCTCACAATAAATgctcttaaatatttttgctgtattcaCATTTGTACTTTCTGCCACTTTAGTAATAGGCCTACAGCTGCACATATACTCTGTatgtctttttaatatatatatttttttaattgtcactttatctgtatttttgcttttattaaatgatcatGCTTGAAGTAGCTCGGCCACGTTCTTGACTCTAACAGAACAAAGACCTTCCAGGTTGTAAACACAATATATCAACTAATACAGATTGTtggtttttcataaaatgtatacactACAATCATACATGCTGCTGCTTATCTCACCTCTAAAAGatcaacacaataaataaaacaagctgtCCCTTTGAACACTATGCTGGCAGCTGTAGTTCAAAGtagagacctgcgcgggacagatttttcagtcccgctcccgcaacaatatagattatttttttcccgctcccgcccgcaatattcaagttttgtcccgctcccgcccgcatgtaaacattaaaactgcacacatgacgcttcagacctgaagttccagacttgtggctgctgtatgcgagtattttgctgcatttgtcgcagctcgcaaagggaaggtgctttccataccgtcacatactatagaaaaacatttccaaatatcggatttccctttgtttggctttgtagttctgtatgttcctttctttaataatgaactaatatctgtagcactaagcgctccacctgtgtcatgctcttcagacattttgcctcggtgtgggtctatggtctttgttcctcgcaagaaccacgtgagaatttacgttattttgagttgttcgtgttgcttttgtgcagcagataaataatattttattagtttttaactgtttaatttcaagatatttccattttgcgggagtcccgcaaataattttattctcccgcaacccgcacacacgaggaccttaccgcccgcACCCGCGTTCACATATCAAATTTCGTCCCGCGCCGCACTGGGGTGCGTCGGGTCCCGCGAGACCCGCGGTACTcccgcgggattgcaggtctctagTTCAAAGAAGGTTAGTCAGTTGATCTTCATGttgagaattatttttatatggcTGAAGATCTATTAAATACTTGAACAAGGGATTTTATCACCCAGAAGACCCCAAATGACTCAGAATATACTCAGACTAAAGAATATGAACCTGTCTTCAGAAGGGTTTCAGCATACATTCTTGTACTTCAAATGATCTTAACTGGGCGTGGACTGAAAAACAGGAAATCAGATCTTCGTAGAGAAGAGCAGAAAAGAGGACACCACTGAAGTGAAAGAAGTGTACAGAAACCAGGAACAATCAGGtaattgttatttgttattttcattttaaacaattattgtcattttatatatatatatctgacgAGAtcgcacttacatataattaattgtaGTAACGGtaaattttacaaatttcaTTCTTGCTCTTAGGTTTAGTAACGGTTCATAAACTGCACTGCAGTCGCCTTTTTGCTTTCATCAACTGTGGCAGTGCTGTCCTGTttccagatttaaaaaaaaaaaaaaattggggggTTTTCCGTGTATCTTCATCTTGTGAAttgattttcattatttgttttcagttttgatcAGAATTTAGAAGTGTCTTGTGTAGGCCCAAACAACCTTCAAGACCATTTAAGTCCTGTTTTACCCaagatttgtcaataaaacaagTGTTTTATGATCCAATTCTCTGACTGGTGGTACGAATCTGTGACTGTTTTAGGTGGTTTATTTCAATACTTTGGGTGAAATTCCCATAGTGGCGTAGTCGGGGTGAGATTTGAGTGTTAGTCCCCTTTCATACTGAGGAAGTTTGATGTTGCCCCATCCACACCACCGCACTATGAACGAGATATCGGGTTTGTgtgaatttatagtaggcttctcttgctctgtttggataattgcgtgattaggaaacgagaagccagctgGGTTAATTGTCAGCATGCGCTCCTCACGAAATTTGtctatagctaaacatcattaaaaagcattaattattattttggcagAAAATAGAAGTAAGACCTTAAATGCATCTCTGTGTTGTCAACAACAGATCTAAAGATGTTAAAGGAAATCAGCAGCTGCCAGCAGGAAGTGGATGTAACTGAAATCACTGTGGCTTAAAACAGACTTAAAAGGAAGCTGAGTGACAggataacaaataaatgtaatgtatactaaaaatctaaaagttaGATTATTTAAAGCTTACAAAATTTGTAACAAATGCTattgttaaatatgtattagtGAGAATCGTATAGCTTATTCGATTAAAAAGCTTGtcagtttttcaaaattaaacttttttttcgtTAAACATTGAATTCCAACTGAATACACCACTGTTATTCaaaattgtatgtatattttagcctattaaagaaattaattgtaGATAATATTGAGAACATTTTAAaccaagagattttttttttctcattttaaagaaaacctaAGCACAATTTAGGTTAGAATTGAGGAACTGatcaaattgaaataataattaataaggaAAGTAGGCTAGGGCTGTTTATTTTAAGAGAATGAGGTGAATTAAAAATTTCcaattagacacacacacacacacaaaacagtttGACGGTTCTCTGCTACATACATGATCCAGTCGCCAAGGCAACCGGTGACCTTTTCATCACTGACAGCCAAGTTTACACTACACAACCTTAAACCAGGCTTCTGCATATGACACCGCAAGTTCATGCAGCTCTCTCAGAAGCCATACATGAAATGCTAAATGTCTTTTTGTAAGTTCAATCATCATACAGTAATTCTCTCCCGATTTAcctattttatgtaaaaacaaaatatgtacacgttttaaattattacaacaaAGTATCCTCTAAAATCATGCTAAATAGCACTAAAAGTTCATTAGCTTGTAATCAAAGTGGAACCACTTTAAGTGCTTTGGTTATGGgatgggagtcccaaacaactgGTTGAcctgcatgcaaggtcaaaaaacatgttaattgtCTTTATAGATAAgagtaaatgcatatttattaaattttttttccaaaccttCCTTTTGCGTGATCggtttgaaatttgaaaaagagcaatatgctaatgtttcatacTGACAATGACATGAAAAGGCTTAACACCAGTTTTAAAAACGACTTTTCAACGATtcagagacaataactttataaacggtgcactttcagatttcaaTCTTTGCAGGATGTTTACATTCACTTAGAGCTATGTTGCACACTTCATGtaaggtaattaaaaaaataaaaaaatctatattaagcGCACTTTTACTCCAATACTTTTTGCTATAGGAATTTACTACAAGGTCAAAAGGTCTTGTGTGGGGGCTCTGGAATATTTCCTTATAGGGGGTCTTGGgggcaaaaaaaaaggatgggAACCAAATCGTTAGaaccttttattttatctcatttgttttgtctcatAGTGAATTTAAGACTtcccaaaacaaatattaagaGTACGAAGAAGCTAACACgaacaattaatttattacaattttcggcagaaaagtaaaaacagaattgGACTACTTATAGTTTATGGTAAAACTGTAACTTAATAGTCTCACCTTTTTTAGTCTTTCGCCGTAAAGCTCAGATCACCATTGTTTGTTCTGTTCGTAGATATAAAACATGTCTAAAAAATCACCCAAAAAACTGAAGCAGGCTGAAATTTCGAGATTCTTTTCGAGTGTTGTAAGTCACATATTTTTCTTACCCTTCTTTGCTTAGCCACTTCATTAGATTTAAACTTATTTCCAGTGGTAATGTTGTCTCACTCTTTCAGAAAAAGACTGCCACAGACAGTGAATCTGGGGAGTCATCAAAAGATGGTGAAAATATCCAGGTAAGATTGTGATTGTCAGCAAATAGTGGCTGTAATGAAACACACTCTGACATAGATTAATGATTAAAGTGTGATATTCTAACTCAGAATCACATGAAGTAACACATAAGTCACAACCAAAACTAAAGACGGGACCAGACACAAAACAACAAGTGCTTAAATGCAGATTGAGTTATTTAACTGTAACTACTGATAGGTGAAAACTAATGAGAAATAAATGGAAACTAATGATCAGTAAGAAcaggaaaaacagcaaaaaactaaatgcaaagaGACTAAACGGGTGTGTTTTCCAGGGTACGTGTTCTGTTGTCACCAATAGAGATCATTTAAATTCCATATTTGTTTAATAGAGCATTAGTTTGTGCTGCTTCATGCTGGGTGTGAAAAGCACTAAGACTGAAATCATTTGTTCTtgtaatgatttaaaacatgATGAAAAGCTGTAGACAGTGTTAAGCCTGTATTAACATCACTGTTGACATTTTCTTAAGAAAACAATGGATTGTTCAATTAAGAAAGAAGTTGAAGACAGACCTTCAGAAGATCTGCAGCAGGTAGATCACGTAACATCTGATTACAAATTACATCAATGGAAttaatttgaatgtttgtgtacatgttttCCCTCTAATTTTAACAGGAAGCAGAAGCAGAGACACATACTATcaagtattgttttattaaatcaaagacATTTTCAGCGTCATGTAAAACTTCAATGACTGTGTTTGAGGCTCTTAACACAAGCCAAATGTTCAGGcgacaaaaagacaaaataaataatgagcaGAAAGAAATACTCATCCAAAGGTTTAAAGAAGGTTCTAATAAAGCAGCTGTGAAGGCTGATTTTCCCTGCTGTCTTATTGAATCTGATGAGATCTTGGAGATCGACTTCATCAAAAAGTATCATAATAGTTCTACAAATGGAACAACTGCAAGACTCTCCTCAAGAAATCTTGAAAAATTAGTCTCCTTTTTGGTTAAAAAAGAAGGAGGACAGAAAGTGCTCCACTTACTGAAGAGCAAAGCCCTGAGGAACAGAGTACAATATGTCTGTGTATATGCATTCAaaggagagaaaataaaaaaagctcttAGACGCGATGGGCGATTCAACGAAATAATTTTCCAGAAACACTGCGCGCTGTCTGAGTTTAGTGATTCACATCATGAATTGTCAAATCCTGTAACAGAGGATCTTAACAGAAAGGAATTCCAGGTAGTAGTTGTCAGTGACTGTCAGAATCAGTCAGACAGTCAAGAGGATTTGACTTCTGTCAGCACTCAACCTAGTGATGCTGTAGCTTCAGATGCTGTGGCAGAAACTGATGGCTCAAGTCAGAATCCCATCAGCactgaacaacaaaaaaaacaagatgaagTAAACACAAATCCTTTAACTAAACGGTACGCCGCTAAACCTATTACAGATTCTGAAGAGATTCTGAGAATTCTGCGTGAACAGTTTCCAGTTTTACTGGAGCAAGTGAAGCAGCGAGagaaactaaagaaaaaatctGATGTCAAAGAGTTCTTCAGAGTAGAATATGGTAAAAGTGTTCAGAGTTTCAGTGAGGTGAAGAAAGTGAAGAAGCTCATGAGACTCTCTGACTCTGTGTGTCAGATTCGAAAGGGGGGGTCTGCTGCAGGAACTGGTTTTTTGCTCTTTGACAGATACATCCTCACTAATGCTCATGTTATTGGATTATCTATTGATGTTACAAAAGTTAACATTGCACAGTTCACAGCTGTATTCGGTTATGAAGACCTGGATTCGATAAATAGCATACACATAGTACAAGAAGTTGCAGCTTATTTTTGTGGGAAGGACGATAAAGGAATGTATCTTGACTATGCTCTTCTTGAGCTTGATGGCATTGATAAAAATGCAACGTATCCTAATTTACTGGAGTGTTATCGTCCAAATGCTCCTCCTACCAGAGGTCAGATCTGTATTGTGGGACATCCAGGTGAAGGGGTTAAGAAAATGGACCCCTGCTTCATCACTGAGAAAAAGAATCAACTGGAGGCTGCAAAGAAACATGcatctgaaaatgaacatttaattcACGTTATGAAAGAGGCATGGGAAACCCAGAAATGGGACTTTTCAGCATATGAAAACAAGATGACGTATAACTCTTGTTTCTTTCACGGATCTTCTGGCTCTCCAGTCTTTGATGTAGACTGCAATCTGATTGGCATCCACACTGGTGGATATAAGTACAAAACAAAAGGAGATAAAACTTACAGCGTTATGGAATATGGCTTTTCCATGCAGCCCATCCTGGATGACATCAGAGCACGGGCTAAGATAAAAGGTTCGACAAATATTGTTAGAGCCTTAGAGGTTTGTAGGAATGTGCCTCTGACTGCAGAGCAACAGAAACAGATCGACGTTGAGATGGAAAGTGGTGAAGAGTCTGATGAGCACTGAATGAATCTGTGCTCCAATAACGTCATTATGGGTTTTCACTTTGcacttaattttttctttagagATGATTGagtgtttaaaagtttttcttatttttaattaatgtaaaggCATGTATCTCACCTGCAGTTGATTTTAAGAGAGCAgaacaaagaacattttgacTAAGATACAGTTACAGATCATTCTTTCTtgtattttctttacatttttacttgtatgtgtatgcatagGTATTCCTATACATAACTGTCtaacaaataattaacatttactcGTTTTAAGCTGATGTTACTTTGTTcttcatattttgcttttgctGTAATCATGTTAAAGATTCCACATCAAATCCTCTTTGAATCACACCAAATTAACTAATTTGACAGAATCGCTATACTACAATCTTTAAAATAGGTGCTTCAAAAAGGTCTTTACAGCAATGCTAAagaagaaccattcagtcaagttaaaggcatttattcagttaaagtaccatctctttcttacctttctataattaaaaaaatatttgttggtgtgtgttgttttgtttgtttattatgtggAGAAGTTTCTGAGATCTTCAGTTTGTTGGGTTTGGAAAATTGTAATCATACTGAATATAAAAACTAGCTTAATTTGTACAATCATACATGAAATCACAATAAAGACTCAAGCTTgacaagtgcattttttttgcgTTGATGTATTTCCTAtcgaaaaatatattttgtgaaacaAGGAATCAATGCCACAAAACGTGTTTAAAATGGACATGTATTATTGAAAGCAGAATTAATGTATTGACTGGAATCTTTTGTGATGAAATCATTTAATCActaaaatagtatatttttattttatttattcaatatttttttttttgccaaaaagaTCTCACCACTGATCTCTGTTGATGTGTGTGAGAtcacatatttatgttttacactCACGCGAAGCATTTATACTTTGAGGATGTTTCCATCAGGTTCTGTAGAAAGGGATGTCGTAACTGTGCATGTCGGTTGCAAAAGACACTCGCGTGGCCAGCATTGCACCGCATATTAAGGACTATTTGTAGCTTCTAATGATAGGAAATAAGATTCTGAATCGATTGATATGAGATTCAGCAGGTGTTTCTGCACCTACAGTGAACTCAGACATGATTGAAATCAGTAGGATGTTTAGGAAGCAAACCGCTGGTacttttttctcacaaaataaatatagtgtaAATACAGTTATTAATTTCAGCATTAAAATTAGAAAACCGTCACAAGCCCTCTGATATAATCTATCATTTACagcaataaacacaaatgtcccattttcatcttttttgtgGTTATTGCATTTTCTTTGTCTCAGAATAAGATTATGAGACTTTTGCTGGGTTTTCACAAGCGGTTTCAAACATCTCTGTTTTCATCGTTTACTCATTGACAAGATGGTATGGCCGGATCTGTAAGACATATCCCACTCACTAATGgtaattttaactaaaataatgcctaatcaaaatatttgaaaactatTTAGTCTTtagttgctatagaaacagcaTTGAGACGTGTGCCTAGGACTGCATATACGCACTGGATGATCTCgtctgagaaacaagctttttataatgctttttataaACCGAATTAAAGATTGCAGATTAAATAGAAATGCTTCATctttgtttatatgtttcacTAAAATGGTTCAAATGAAGGAGGGTGAAGGGGGGTGAAGTTGGCTGATGGGATCTTTTAGTTTTGGAGCAGAGCTGTTATATTCTACCTCTCTGAGTTCATCTCTGCTCCTGTGATTTGGCTGGAAGCGGTGATGTGAGGAGACACGATCATTTCCATGACTCAGAACTCTGAGCACATCATCCACAGACACGCCCACTTCATCAGACTCCACccccctctcctcctcctcctcctcctcatcagcACCACACTCCTCAACCCCAGCGCCCTCCATGTACGGCACAGACTTCAGCAGGTTTGAATctcataaaaacacatgtgAAAGGCCTGAGCTCAGATGGTTCTTGCTTCTTGAGTGGAACAAAAACTCTTTTACTCAGAAAATGAAGTTTTATTTGTGTATCTTACATGTACTAAGCTACTAAGCTATTCTTTGATTCAACCTCCTAATTTACTCTtccagtttgtttgttttttaatcaaaatgtgctttttatctTGCCATTACTTATATTTCTAGAAgcaataaagatgtttttaacatctCAAAACACGTTCATGTTAACAGACAACATTACATTTCAACATTACGTTAcaacattaacattacatttttgtatataaccaaacaacaaatataaaacataaataatatgatCATTATATTCATCTGATTTTGTTActgtaaatgaacaaatacaaCAATTAGCTATTACCACGCTCTGTTTACATACACCAGGAtcttaatattcacatttatacaTCTTAACAAATGATCTAAAAATGATCAGAATATATATTATcactgtatattatgtatagATAGGTTTTATCCAGGTTTTTGTCCAGGCTTATGTTCCTTCAACACTAACTCTGCTAGaagtatatatctatatatccaCAAGATCAATATACTGCATGCTGTATATTTAGTCATTATAGTGATGTGGGGCCCTAAAAATGGGGAAAATCCTCTATGCTCTAATATGAGTCTAACTTGCATCCAAAATCACATTGGCTGTGGTtacttgcattaaaatgcaatctGTGATCCGATCACACAGATCATCATATCAATAATCAGTTTCCATCAAAGgactttttacagaaaaatatttaacgCTTAAAATTTTTCACTAATATAACTGATGGAAATGGCATTTATCTATAAAATTTGTTGTGTcgacatatttttttcagtttaacttAAGTTAATAAATTCTATATCGATACTTCAAAGGTCACAAAAAATAGTTTGGAAACACATTTTGTTGTGAAAAGGGGCTTTAacgcaaataaatgtaatgatacATGACAATTAAACTACAAGCGGCTCCTGAAGATGAAGAAATTCTGCATATGGGCagctacttttatttattatttctttattttgcatatgggcctatttatttattttatatatagcttTACACATTTCTCTTTTCGCACAAGCTCTGatgtttttgctgctttttgcTAGTATAAAATTAATCCCTGAACTaaataagctatttttaatAAGTCAAGCCACATATAAATTccaatttaattgtaatttaacataagcaaagaaataataataataataatccaacTGCACCTGCTTATGAATTGCTTGATGGTGAAGTATCTAAATCAATGACTTGGCCTCAGCTTGGCACAGGTTAGCTCCAAACagctccaaatcacacctgcGTGGAGGTTTCTAGTGATcctaaagaccttgattagctggaaaAGGTGTGTTTGATTCGGGTTGGAGTGAAACTGTGCAGaactgtggccctccaggaattgagtttgagaccagtgATCTAAATAGTCTATAACAAAGTACAAAAAACTGCTGAATCATAATCGGTGTCCTGCTCGGTCCTGTTGTGA
This genomic interval from Puntigrus tetrazona isolate hp1 chromosome 5, ASM1883169v1, whole genome shotgun sequence contains the following:
- the LOC122345225 gene encoding serine protease FAM111A-like; the encoded protein is MNNSILKYFKKRQPDSDTTRASQTADNAQEGNHTSKKNKKGPGNNDRDPLKERTNIFCTKDGQSKSHLQQSAEGQSNTFNFCYKSETHAVVCDTSKTVLDALNTNKNFRKIKKDNKGKEIVIQRREGAVPRAAVKTDFPCCLIGRNELLDITFIKNSGNVPLKKTAKRLSLSSEPKHFVIFYIKTKGGKKVRYLMKNNELRTKVEDVCVYAFKEDKLKVALRRDGRFTNAIFEKHCVLSEFRDKTIHDMSHTVEHLDGKHFEIIVRSNNNQPDSLEEVFSDDSIEMEEASAADVKENAQPNQHPINTEQEETKQKKNTMKSNNASTNSPKIIPDSEEILAILRAQFKDLLETLKQRENLKNKSDTLKFFRAEYDKSVQSFSEVKKVKQLMRLSDSVCQIRVEGSPRGTGFLLFDRFILTNAHVIGEFDPFTRKLSKTFTAVFGYEDLDAKEAKYIPVKEHVAAYYHGKINMDRYLDFALLELKDVDEIADCPGLLSRYTHAPPPNRGGICIVGHPGEGVKKMDPCFIIGKEHLQEAAHKHISENVNFIHVMTQQSLAEKWETHDNQFMYNSCFFHGSSGSPVFDEDCYLVGVHTGGYAYKGENCKTRSIMEYSYSMQPILESIIAQAKKSGGSDILKLLSEYETLNPSLKDDDVDMEEAPQNQEDEHE
- the LOC122345226 gene encoding serine protease FAM111A-like, coding for MSKKSPKKLKQAEISRFFSSVKKTATDSESGESSKDGENIQKTMDCSIKKEVEDRPSEDLQQEAEAETHTIKYCFIKSKTFSASCKTSMTVFEALNTSQMFRRQKDKINNEQKEILIQRFKEGSNKAAVKADFPCCLIESDEILEIDFIKKYHNSSTNGTTARLSSRNLEKLVSFLVKKEGGQKVLHLLKSKALRNRVQYVCVYAFKGEKIKKALRRDGRFNEIIFQKHCALSEFSDSHHELSNPVTEDLNRKEFQVVVVSDCQNQSDSQEDLTSVSTQPSDAVASDAVAETDGSSQNPISTEQQKKQDEVNTNPLTKRYAAKPITDSEEILRILREQFPVLLEQVKQREKLKKKSDVKEFFRVEYGKSVQSFSEVKKVKKLMRLSDSVCQIRKGGSAAGTGFLLFDRYILTNAHVIGLSIDVTKVNIAQFTAVFGYEDLDSINSIHIVQEVAAYFCGKDDKGMYLDYALLELDGIDKNATYPNLLECYRPNAPPTRGQICIVGHPGEGVKKMDPCFITEKKNQLEAAKKHASENEHLIHVMKEAWETQKWDFSAYENKMTYNSCFFHGSSGSPVFDVDCNLIGIHTGGYKYKTKGDKTYSVMEYGFSMQPILDDIRARAKIKGSTNIVRALEVCRNVPLTAEQQKQIDVEMESGEESDEH